A section of the Acidobacteriota bacterium genome encodes:
- the cas2e gene encoding type I-E CRISPR-associated endoribonuclease Cas2, with product MVVIILEKVPASVRGELTRWLLELKTGVFVGNVSGAVRDALWLQVCSKMKGGAGMLLHNTANEQGYAIRLHGKTARQIENLDGLLLMRIPAVDKPEGQPEAPQL from the coding sequence ATGGTCGTGATCATTCTGGAAAAAGTCCCGGCGAGCGTGCGCGGTGAATTGACGCGCTGGCTGCTGGAACTGAAAACAGGCGTTTTTGTTGGCAATGTCTCCGGTGCGGTGCGGGACGCCTTATGGTTGCAAGTGTGCAGCAAAATGAAAGGCGGCGCCGGCATGCTTTTGCACAATACTGCCAATGAACAGGGCTACGCGATTCGCTTGCATGGGAAGACCGCGCGACAGATTGAGAATCTCGACGGCCTGTTATTGATGCGAATTCCGGCAGTAGACAAACCGGAAGGTCAGCCGGAGGCACCTCAACTGTAA
- the casB gene encoding type I-E CRISPR-associated protein Cse2/CasB: MRRTLGKDPDHAMRAYEYVVRWTQNLDEQFPRRAYDKAQHAQYEWHVSCYFHVASLFAYYHQGRSWHHAADLGKAARNFGASLRLLDEGQRKESNAGEAQERSKSLEKRITALLMSRRADLPERLRHAVALLKAEKIPVDWVQLLEDLKWWDEDSSRRSSSNPIPSVQRRWANSFWRVTLFDAKQSAADEAPAATTSTQDKEENQ; the protein is encoded by the coding sequence TTGCGACGCACGCTTGGCAAAGACCCGGATCACGCAATGCGGGCTTACGAGTATGTCGTGCGCTGGACACAGAACCTTGACGAGCAGTTTCCCAGAAGGGCTTACGACAAAGCTCAACACGCGCAATACGAGTGGCATGTAAGTTGTTACTTTCATGTTGCTTCGCTCTTTGCGTACTACCACCAAGGCCGCAGTTGGCACCATGCTGCCGACCTCGGCAAAGCGGCGCGAAATTTCGGCGCGTCGCTACGCCTACTCGACGAAGGGCAGCGAAAAGAAAGCAATGCCGGAGAAGCACAAGAACGCTCAAAGAGCTTGGAAAAACGCATCACCGCTTTACTGATGAGCCGTCGTGCTGATTTACCGGAGCGGTTGCGCCATGCCGTTGCGCTTCTCAAAGCAGAAAAAATTCCGGTTGACTGGGTGCAGTTGCTCGAAGACTTGAAATGGTGGGACGAAGATTCTTCCCGCCGTTCGAGCAGCAATCCCATTCCATCCGTCCAGCGCCGCTGGGCCAATTCCTTTTGGCGCGTCACGCTTTTTGACGCAAAGCAATCGGCGGCTGACGAAGCGCCCGCCGCCACAACATCAACCCAAGACAAGGAGGAGAACCAATGA
- the cas1e gene encoding type I-E CRISPR-associated endonuclease Cas1: MAMKDLHALPKVRDSFSYLYVEHKKIDQEDKAIALHDKAGKVPVPCAGLTSLLLGPGTSITHAAVKTLADNGCLVLWLGEAGVRFYAQGLGETRSARNLLRQAWASTHPPARLQVVRRLYEMRFPDPLEPGLTLQQIRGHEGIRVREAYARMSRETGVAWHGRSYRRDDWSEADPINRALSAANSCLYGVCHAAIVSAGYSPALGFIHTGKMLSFVYDVADLYKAETTIPLAFRAVSEGPYELESRVRRACRDTFYREKLLQKIVPDLDQVLAAATPPADELEDYDGTDDPPGGLWDPQSGTLRGGVNWAEDAGEEPERR; the protein is encoded by the coding sequence ATGGCCATGAAAGATTTGCACGCGCTGCCCAAGGTACGGGACAGCTTCAGCTATCTGTATGTCGAGCACAAAAAGATTGACCAGGAGGACAAAGCCATCGCGTTGCACGATAAGGCGGGCAAGGTGCCGGTGCCGTGTGCGGGATTGACTTCGTTGCTGTTGGGGCCGGGGACGAGCATTACGCACGCGGCGGTCAAGACGCTGGCCGACAACGGGTGTCTGGTCTTGTGGCTGGGCGAAGCGGGCGTGCGGTTTTATGCGCAGGGGTTGGGTGAAACGCGGTCGGCGCGCAATCTGTTGCGGCAAGCGTGGGCCTCGACGCATCCGCCCGCGCGCTTGCAGGTGGTGCGGCGGCTCTATGAAATGCGCTTCCCCGATCCGCTGGAACCGGGCTTGACGCTGCAACAGATTCGCGGGCACGAAGGCATCAGGGTGCGCGAAGCCTACGCCCGGATGAGCCGTGAGACGGGCGTGGCGTGGCACGGACGTTCGTACCGGCGCGACGATTGGAGCGAAGCCGACCCGATCAACCGCGCGTTGTCGGCGGCCAACAGTTGTTTGTACGGCGTCTGCCATGCGGCGATTGTTTCGGCGGGGTATTCGCCCGCGCTCGGCTTTATCCATACGGGCAAAATGTTGTCGTTCGTATATGACGTTGCCGATCTTTATAAAGCCGAGACGACGATCCCGTTGGCCTTTCGCGCCGTGTCCGAGGGTCCTTATGAACTGGAAAGCCGTGTGCGGCGGGCGTGCCGCGATACTTTTTATCGCGAGAAACTGTTGCAGAAGATCGTGCCGGATTTGGATCAGGTGCTGGCGGCAGCGACACCGCCAGCAGATGAGTTAGAGGATTACGACGGCACAGACGATCCGCCCGGCGGGTTGTGGGATCCGCAATCAGGCACGCTGCGGGGCGGCGTCAATTGGGCGGAGGACGCCGGTGAAGAGCCGGAAAGGAGGTAA
- the cas5e gene encoding type I-E CRISPR-associated protein Cas5/CasD, whose product MKTLLLRLVGPMQSWGIDSRFVMRETGLEPSKSGVVGLLCAALGKPKKDEEAEHPDYPPLSRLAGLRLGVRVDRPGVLQADYHTAGGAHLPEETTKGSWQLYGVLKAAAEPRRFDEPPRKGDLKTELSTRFYLADAAFLVGLQAMDAEDEFWLGRIQNRLKKPRWPIYLGRKSFVPSEPVWFRDPDLEQWSLLPLEKALSLHPRLVKDASPLRLVLDANPDDPVQSAEAIARKDVPTSFEQRQFTTRYVVSKFLERSLGS is encoded by the coding sequence ATGAAGACCTTGCTGTTGCGGCTTGTCGGCCCGATGCAATCGTGGGGCATAGACAGCCGCTTCGTGATGCGTGAAACCGGTTTGGAACCATCCAAGTCCGGCGTCGTCGGCTTGCTCTGCGCGGCGCTCGGCAAGCCAAAAAAGGACGAAGAGGCCGAACATCCCGATTATCCGCCGCTGAGCCGTTTGGCAGGATTGCGCCTGGGCGTGCGGGTAGATCGGCCAGGCGTGCTGCAAGCGGATTACCACACGGCAGGCGGCGCGCATCTGCCCGAAGAAACTACAAAAGGCAGTTGGCAGCTTTATGGCGTCTTGAAAGCTGCCGCCGAACCACGCAGATTCGATGAACCACCAAGAAAAGGCGACCTCAAAACCGAACTGTCTACTCGCTTCTATCTTGCCGATGCAGCATTCCTCGTAGGGCTGCAAGCGATGGATGCGGAAGATGAATTCTGGTTGGGGAGAATTCAGAATCGGTTGAAGAAACCGCGTTGGCCAATCTATCTCGGACGCAAATCCTTTGTGCCCTCAGAGCCAGTTTGGTTTCGAGACCCTGACCTTGAGCAATGGTCGTTGCTGCCATTGGAGAAAGCCCTCTCCCTGCACCCTCGCTTGGTGAAAGATGCTTCGCCGCTTCGATTGGTGCTGGATGCCAATCCTGATGACCCGGTGCAATCAGCCGAAGCGATTGCTAGAAAAGATGTGCCAACCTCGTTTGAGCAACGCCAATTCACAACCAGATACGTGGTCAGCAAGTTTTTAGAAAGGAGTCTTGGGTCATGA
- the cas6e gene encoding type I-E CRISPR-associated protein Cas6/Cse3/CasE, which yields MTSNLFLSRLMFNPLCGHVRRDLANCQDLHRTLLKAFPAQAASDTGARAEFGVLYRVETNPRTGAVTVLVQAQHKPDWSVLPADYLLAEAGEPKPIAEVYQALQPGQRLRFRLRANPTRAVTAFDAAGKIKKNSQRVDLRGEPEQLEWLRRKAQDGGFRLLALRVAPEVPNTQVQPAGKTLGWRVDVAGEHKRLTLAAVVFEGELAVTDAAQFLQTLRQGIGRGKAYGFGLLSIARAAV from the coding sequence ATGACCTCGAACCTTTTTTTGTCACGACTTATGTTCAACCCGCTCTGCGGCCACGTGCGCCGCGATCTGGCCAATTGCCAGGACTTGCATCGCACCTTGCTGAAAGCGTTTCCAGCACAAGCGGCCAGTGACACCGGGGCGCGGGCGGAATTCGGCGTGCTCTACCGCGTCGAAACGAATCCGCGAACCGGCGCGGTGACGGTGCTGGTGCAAGCGCAACACAAGCCGGATTGGTCGGTGTTGCCTGCTGATTATCTGCTTGCAGAAGCTGGCGAGCCGAAGCCCATTGCCGAGGTTTATCAGGCTTTGCAGCCGGGGCAGCGGTTGCGCTTCCGGTTACGGGCCAATCCGACGCGGGCGGTGACGGCCTTTGACGCCGCGGGCAAGATCAAAAAGAACAGCCAGCGGGTAGACCTGCGCGGTGAGCCAGAGCAGTTGGAATGGTTGCGGCGCAAGGCGCAGGACGGCGGCTTTCGCTTGCTCGCGTTGCGCGTCGCGCCCGAAGTGCCGAATACGCAGGTGCAACCGGCGGGCAAGACCTTGGGTTGGCGCGTGGATGTAGCGGGTGAGCACAAACGGTTGACGTTGGCGGCAGTCGTTTTTGAGGGCGAATTGGCCGTCACGGACGCCGCGCAGTTTCTACAAACGCTGCGGCAAGGCATCGGGCGCGGCAAAGCCTACGGGTTTGGGTTGCTTTCGATTGCCCGCGCGGCGGTCTGA
- the cas7e gene encoding type I-E CRISPR-associated protein Cas7/Cse4/CasC gives MNIELHILQNFAPSNLNRDDTGSPKSCRFGDYERARVSSQALKRAARNYVRDRGLLTQDELSQRSRKFKAQLTTRLETAGFTAELCPYIAHLAVRSLKVKVSKDNLTAYLLFLSQSEEDKIIQLCIDHMETLKAYAEAHVAAEKKAKPKSKPKPAEGNATVPETAEAKLSAEEIGTAEDAKAEEEEEDKEIRLPKELKSKVDALQKEFQNALDLKHAADIAMFGRMLADLPEKNRIAASQVAHAISTHEVSEAEFDYFTAVEDLAKFGEQGAGQIGEVEFNSACYYRYANISKAQLWEKNLDKNTGLAKRTLAAFLRAFVCAVPSGKQNSFASPTPPSLVLVVLRDGDLCSLANAFERPISRTERDEHGVVGSSIRRLLNRLYGLEEMYGEFNGAQRVLVSTDAKEHLATYSQLADLEHLKDKLAWREVEATDDGGNQREAIVYSVPQLIQQVVDEVFPDEPEPQEEGAV, from the coding sequence ATGAACATCGAACTGCATATCCTGCAAAACTTCGCGCCCTCGAATCTCAATCGGGATGATACCGGCTCGCCCAAATCCTGCCGATTCGGCGATTACGAACGCGCGCGCGTGTCCAGTCAGGCGCTCAAGCGCGCTGCCAGAAACTACGTGAGAGACCGTGGCTTGCTGACGCAAGATGAACTCAGTCAACGCTCGCGGAAATTCAAAGCGCAGCTTACGACAAGGCTTGAGACGGCTGGCTTCACGGCGGAATTGTGTCCTTACATTGCGCATCTGGCGGTGCGGAGCCTCAAAGTCAAAGTGAGCAAAGATAATCTAACGGCTTATTTGCTCTTCCTGAGTCAGAGTGAAGAAGACAAGATCATTCAACTCTGCATTGACCACATGGAGACGCTCAAAGCCTACGCAGAGGCGCATGTGGCAGCCGAGAAAAAGGCGAAACCAAAGAGCAAGCCAAAGCCAGCGGAGGGAAATGCCACTGTGCCGGAAACTGCGGAGGCGAAGCTATCAGCGGAAGAAATTGGCACGGCGGAAGACGCGAAGGCCGAGGAGGAGGAGGAAGACAAAGAGATCAGGCTACCAAAGGAACTAAAGAGCAAAGTAGATGCTTTGCAAAAAGAGTTTCAAAACGCGCTTGATCTCAAACACGCGGCGGACATTGCCATGTTCGGCAGAATGCTGGCCGATTTGCCGGAAAAAAACCGCATCGCCGCCAGCCAGGTTGCTCACGCGATTTCTACCCACGAAGTTAGCGAAGCAGAATTCGATTACTTCACGGCTGTTGAAGACCTAGCGAAATTCGGCGAACAAGGCGCCGGTCAAATAGGCGAGGTTGAATTCAACTCGGCTTGTTATTACCGCTACGCGAATATCAGCAAGGCGCAGTTGTGGGAGAAGAATCTTGACAAGAACACCGGGCTTGCCAAACGCACTTTGGCTGCTTTTCTGCGTGCCTTCGTTTGCGCGGTTCCATCTGGCAAGCAAAACAGCTTTGCCTCGCCCACACCGCCCTCGCTGGTGTTGGTTGTACTGCGAGATGGTGATTTGTGCTCGCTCGCCAATGCGTTTGAGCGACCGATCAGTCGCACGGAACGTGACGAGCACGGCGTCGTTGGCAGTTCCATCCGGCGGTTGCTGAACAGACTTTATGGGCTGGAAGAGATGTATGGCGAATTCAACGGTGCGCAACGGGTTCTCGTTTCCACTGATGCCAAAGAACATCTGGCGACTTACAGCCAACTCGCCGACCTCGAACACCTGAAAGACAAACTCGCTTGGCGAGAGGTCGAAGCTACTGACGATGGCGGCAATCAGCGGGAAGCCATCGTTTACTCGGTACCGCAATTGATTCAACAAGTCGTGGACGAAGTTTTCCCCGATGAACCAGAACCACAGGAAGAGGGGGCCGTATGA
- the casA gene encoding type I-E CRISPR-associated protein Cse1/CasA has product MSESKVKFSFNLINGEDDSRQNWIPCRMAQGHGARLKFFGLAKLFAQASQIREIIGDSPPVTIALYRLLLAIVHRSLGPLSYQRDWLRYRNDEGLFQESIRAYLNRKEPVEIAKRFDLFGPDYPFYQSSNTIAVRENLDQDFWGKLVLQDPGSALLFEHVAASQPSTLTEAQAARWLLALQAFDTGGTKTAEIDKEMAGPAPLLLAATGIVKGRNLFETLMLNLCWRDQPFFTAYRQGGNDLPAWEREDALASAVREPVGYLDLLTWQSRRIKLVPERDLQGDTVIRKAVIMVGYQFPKTYELVEKETMSAFVAARSANAKKGYSPLSFSLNRALWRDSFTLFHNIKDKQSKPLMFDWLNNLEAEGAIEDAKMFPIDFFGICADQAKLHLWRHERLPLPLRYLNEEELCLELDRALVFSEDSAKLLAAAVRRFLALTLIPANDRANPKYFQPLLKKEERAEVKKKQIEYEKKNGYKAAPKKPHPIDAKVQASGAELHYWPRLENEFRRLLQALASAPSGAPLQQLLTATLLQDEAPTPVKASKWRPKRVSWAEAVSKAVRQSFWEIVGDRGKTARTLRATALAENWFNAEFNTRQKTYLKGKAVKLDDQTNTERSNA; this is encoded by the coding sequence TCACAATTGCCCTTTATCGCCTCTTACTTGCAATCGTGCATCGCAGCCTCGGCCCGCTTTCGTACCAGAGAGACTGGCTGCGATACCGGAATGACGAAGGCCTGTTTCAAGAAAGCATCCGTGCTTATCTGAATCGCAAAGAGCCGGTCGAGATTGCAAAGCGGTTTGACCTGTTTGGCCCGGACTACCCGTTCTATCAAAGCAGCAACACGATTGCCGTCCGGGAAAATCTCGACCAGGACTTTTGGGGGAAACTGGTTCTTCAGGACCCAGGCAGTGCTTTGCTATTCGAACACGTTGCCGCTTCCCAACCATCAACTTTGACTGAAGCGCAGGCTGCGCGCTGGTTGCTTGCGCTCCAGGCTTTTGATACGGGCGGCACCAAAACGGCAGAGATAGACAAGGAAATGGCAGGCCCAGCCCCGTTGCTGTTGGCCGCCACGGGAATTGTTAAAGGCCGGAACTTGTTTGAGACCCTGATGCTCAATTTGTGCTGGCGCGATCAACCGTTCTTCACTGCTTATCGGCAAGGCGGCAACGACCTGCCTGCCTGGGAAAGAGAAGACGCCCTCGCATCAGCCGTGCGGGAACCTGTCGGCTATCTTGATCTACTAACCTGGCAAAGCCGCCGGATCAAACTTGTCCCAGAACGCGATCTGCAAGGAGACACCGTAATCAGAAAAGCGGTGATTATGGTCGGCTATCAGTTTCCCAAAACCTATGAACTGGTTGAGAAGGAAACGATGAGTGCTTTTGTCGCCGCACGCTCTGCGAACGCCAAGAAAGGGTACTCCCCGTTGAGCTTTTCACTCAATCGCGCGCTTTGGCGTGATTCGTTTACGCTCTTCCACAACATCAAGGACAAACAAAGCAAACCGTTGATGTTTGACTGGCTGAATAACCTGGAAGCAGAAGGTGCTATCGAAGACGCCAAAATGTTTCCGATTGATTTCTTCGGCATTTGTGCCGATCAGGCAAAGCTGCATTTATGGCGACACGAGAGACTACCGCTACCGCTGCGCTATCTGAACGAGGAAGAGCTTTGTCTGGAACTGGATCGTGCGCTGGTCTTTTCGGAGGATTCGGCCAAGCTGCTCGCCGCCGCCGTGCGACGTTTTCTGGCGCTCACCCTGATACCCGCCAACGACCGCGCTAACCCGAAATACTTTCAACCACTGTTGAAGAAAGAGGAGCGCGCCGAGGTAAAGAAAAAACAAATCGAATACGAGAAGAAAAACGGCTACAAAGCCGCGCCCAAGAAGCCGCATCCGATTGACGCAAAGGTGCAAGCCAGCGGCGCAGAACTGCATTACTGGCCGCGCCTCGAAAATGAATTCCGGCGTTTGCTGCAAGCCTTAGCATCCGCGCCAAGCGGCGCACCGCTTCAACAACTCCTGACCGCTACGCTACTGCAAGACGAGGCGCCAACGCCCGTCAAAGCCAGCAAGTGGCGGCCCAAGCGTGTGAGTTGGGCTGAAGCAGTGAGCAAGGCCGTGCGCCAATCATTTTGGGAAATCGTCGGCGACCGTGGGAAAACGGCGCGAACTTTGCGCGCCACCGCGCTGGCTGAAAACTGGTTCAACGCGGAATTCAACACACGCCAAAAGACCTACCTCAAGGGCAAAGCCGTCAAACTTGATGACCAAACCAACACTGAAAGGAGCAATGCATGA